CGTCCGGAGAGCCAGCGGGCGGTGGAGGCCCAGTGCGAGGCGCGGCCCATCAGGCCGTGGAGTAACAGCACGCCGGAGAAGCGGTCCTGTTCGCCGGTGCCGGGCGGCTGGTCCGGGGCCTGGTCCGGGGCCTGGTCCGTGTGCCCTGTTGCGTGCGCCGGGTCGGGCTTGGGAGGGTCGCCGAACTCCCAGGCCGCCAGGCGTACGCCGCCCGCCCCGGTCACGTCGATGCGCCGCGCCATGGATCCTGGCACCCCCCTAGCTCCGCTCGGACCGCTCGCTCCCGCTCGAGCCGACCGGTCCTGTGAACCGTGTCCTGCCTGCCGTGGTACCACTCTCTGCCGGGGCCGGTCGGGGCCCTCGCTCATCTGCCGACATGCCGCGCCTACTGGTGAAGCGCAGGTTCCGCATGCCGTGTCACCCTCAGACTATCGAATACACATTCGAAGATGCCGGGTCTGCCGGTAACACCCCTCGTACGAGTGACCTCGGTCAGGGATTGACCGCCCGCGGCGAGGGGAGATCTTCTGCGGGAGGCGGACCGCTCGGGGAAAACGGTCCGAGGGGAATGACCCTGGGAGCTCGGGGCTCCGGGTCAACACAGGGGAGGACAGGCCCCGGCGCCACACGGCGCCGGGGCCCTCTCCACTTCTACGGCACATCCTCCCCGCCCCCTCCCCGGCCGGACGACATCGCTGTCGCACCACTGCCAAGAATCCCTCAGGTCATATGCCTCACGCGACAGCCTCGCACGTGAACCGTCCGAGCGCTGCAATTCGACGCAGTGAATCCTGGAAACGGCAAGATCACCACGGTGCCGCTGACCGCTTCTCCGCCCTCGGACGCCAACAGCTCCCGGCGCTCGGTCAGCGCTTGGCGACGAACACGTGGGAGGCCACGTCCGACTCCAGCTCGGCCGCCTCGCCGCCACTGCCCACCAGCACCCCGCCGGCCGACTCCGTCACGCTCACCACCGAGCCGGGCTGCACGCCCGCGCGGCGCAGCGTGTACATCAACTGTGCGTCCGTCTGGATCGGCTCGCCGATACGGCGCACCACGACCGTCTTGCCCTCCGTCCCCGGGTCCAGGTCGGCCAGCGACACCATGCCCTCGTCCAGGAACGGATCGGCGCCGTCCTTCTCGCCCAGCTCCTCCAGGCCCGGGATCGGATTGCCGTACGGCGACTCGGTGGGGTGGCGCAGCAGCTCGAGCACGCGCCGCTCCACGGCCTCACTCATCACGTGCTCCCAGCGACACGCCTCGGCGTGCACCTGCTCCCACTCCAGCCCGATCACGTCGACGAGCAGGCACTCCGCCAGGCGGTGCTTGCGCATCACGCGCGTCGCCAGCCGGCGGCCCTCGTCCGTGAACTCCAGGTGCCGGTCGCTGGCGACGGACACCAGTCCGTCCCGCTCCATCCGTGCCACGGTCTGGCTGACCGTCGGCCCGCTCTGGTCCAGCCGCTCGGCGATCCGGGCGCGCATGGGGACCACACCTTCCTCCTCCAGCTCGAGGATGGTGCGGAGATACATCTCCGTGGTGTCGATCAGTCCGGACATACGTGCCCCTCGTGAGATCTGCCGGAAGCACGACAGCTTCCCGGCGCGTGCGCTGGCCCTGGCTTCAATTCTGCCGGATACCACTGACAAGCGTGCCGTGCCGGTGAAACCGGGGGTTGCGGCGGCGCGGAACGGGAGTGTGATGCGCGTGGCGGGGGGGCGGCGATCTTGGTACTCGACGTGGTGGGACCCGGTCGCCTAGCGTTCCGTACATGACAGCGCGGCGAGCGATACTCAGCGGTTCGGTGTTCGAGGAGCAGATCGGGTATGCCCGGGCCGTGGTCGACGGGGACTGGGTGCATGTGTCCGGGACGACCGGCTACGACTACGCCACCATGACGATCTCCGACGACGTGGTCGAACAGGCCGAGCAGTGTCTGCGCAACGTGGGCGC
This genomic window from Streptomyces sp. DG2A-72 contains:
- a CDS encoding metal-dependent transcriptional regulator, which translates into the protein MSGLIDTTEMYLRTILELEEEGVVPMRARIAERLDQSGPTVSQTVARMERDGLVSVASDRHLEFTDEGRRLATRVMRKHRLAECLLVDVIGLEWEQVHAEACRWEHVMSEAVERRVLELLRHPTESPYGNPIPGLEELGEKDGADPFLDEGMVSLADLDPGTEGKTVVVRRIGEPIQTDAQLMYTLRRAGVQPGSVVSVTESAGGVLVGSGGEAAELESDVASHVFVAKR